ATGGTACAGGTCCAATCACCTGTGCCCCTGTCTTTTTTGCCGCCTCCACTATTTCTTTCACCGATTGATCAAGTAATCTATGATCAAAGGCCTTCAGGCATATCCTGATTCTCTGCCTCATCTTCTATCCTCTCTACTCTATAATCTCTGTGACCACACCTGCTCCCACAGTCTTCCCGCCTTCCCGTATGGCAAAGCGGAGTTCCTTCTCCAGGGCAATGGGTGTCACAAGCTCTACTGTAAGGGTCACATT
Above is a window of Pseudomonadota bacterium DNA encoding:
- a CDS encoding elongation factor Tu, encoding NVTLTVELVTPIALEKELRFAIREGGKTVGAGVVTEIIE